DNA sequence from the Vicia villosa cultivar HV-30 ecotype Madison, WI linkage group LG3, Vvil1.0, whole genome shotgun sequence genome:
AATGCAGTTAGCAATGATAAATATGGTTTTGAGCCTCCAATATTCTAGAGAGAGTGTGAATCCTCACCTATATCAAAGCAAGAGTTTAATTAACATTGCTTGGTATGAGGTCTATTGTTCAAGGGAAAAGTTTGAGCACGCCCAAATTCAAATTCCTATAATTAGTTTCCCGaacttaatattataaaaattaactctgaaattttaaaatttatcttatttttaattcatttttgtctTTTCATTATTCATCCttatttatctttttctttcttttgatgtttgactcaaatttaatatttttactttcaaattttatattttaattttttttgtcattttattcTCAATCCATCTttatctttttcttattttatgtttaactccaaatttaaaatgtttaaaattaattttttaattatgaaaTTTATCTTAATTTCGTTTCCCTTTTTGTCTTTCATTCATCTTCCATCTTTATCTCTTCCTAATTTTATGCTTGACTCAaaatttgtatatatttgtaacttcttcttcttttctattatatgatttttattccaaaaaaattaattttaagccaatattaaaattttaaaattcattttaattttaattttttttgtctttttattatTCATCCATTTGTCTCTCATTTTTTTGGCTTAATTACAACTTTGGACCccttattttgtctttttcttgattttgatccttcCATTTTAAAAACCATTACTTTAGTCCCCTTTTGAATTTTCTGTTGAAAAAGAGACTAAAATATGGATTAAAATTGCAGAAAAAACAAGAATAGAGGGATGAAAATTGCACAAAACACTTAATaaggggactaaaatagtgatttataaaatggagggatcaaaatcaagaaaaagataaaacatggggactaaagttgcaattaagcctttttTTATGTTCGACTCTAATTTTaaagtttttattcttaaattttaaaatttattctaatttttagttatatttttatgtcttttcattctttATCACTTTTTGATTTTATGTTTAACCctaaattaaaactattttaaaataattttaaaattataaatgttttcttaattttaataattttttttcttttcattcttcattcctttttatctcttcctTATTTTATGGTTgactcaaatttaaaatattaataattaattcataaattttaaattttatttttttgccttttcattatttatctttctttatctatttcttttctttttatgtttggctccaaatttaatattttaactttaaaatatttaaatttattcttattttattttatttttcttttaattcttcatctttatatgttttttttattttatgttcaactcctaatttaaaatgtttaaaactaattctAAAATTGTGAAGTTTATCTTAATTTTGTCTTTTCATTAATCATCCATCtttatctcttttttttatttattttatgtttaactccaaatttaaaatgtttaaaaataattctaaaattctgagttttttcttaattttttttttgtctgtTCATTCTTTATCCATCTCTATCTCTTCCTTATTTTATGTTTGACTCAATAATGTTACTTAAATAAGATAAACATAAATTCATATTTTTCTTCTATCTTACTTAactttatgttttatgtttgtaTCTCTTCCttaatttatttttgatatttattatataatcaaTATATTGaaattacttaatttatttttttgaatttattatataatcaaTGTATTTGAACTACGTATGTATAgataaaatatattaacaaatttatataataaattttattttataataaagatgGAAGGGAATATTAGAAAATGATAtgagttaaataaaaataataaattttttattttattttagacataACTTGGATATGCTTGCTCAACAGCATgtactaaataataaatatatactaacagtattaaatatttttacactatcaaccaatGATAGACATGTATTTAAGTAAAacacatttttaattttaaattatattgcgtgacaagtaaaaaaaaattaattgattgtaTGTATAATGTTGGTTTACACTGTTTATGCATTATCTTCAAACTCTTCTTTTAAGACTTAAAacaatatttttctttaaatgcTTTAATGATTTTAATAACTAAGATGATTAATcacttaaataatatttaaagaggacattaaatcaaaataaaaataaaataataagtcgCTTAGTTGTTACGACATAAAGTTAACAGTCATCTCTGCTTATAAATTAAGGAGCCTTTTGATAGAAATCATAATCAAAACTCAATTGAAAAACCAAAGTTAGACTTATCGAAATTAAGATGTCAAGCCAGAAAACTGTCGGTGTAATGTTGGTCTTATGCATGGTGATGACGACAATATTACATGCAAGTGAAATGGATGATGTATCATGTTCAGAGGCAATTTTATCTCTATGGCCATGTCTACCTTTTCTGGAAGGTTCTCTTCCACCAACACCGTCTGCTGATTGTTGCACTGGAGCTACAAATTTGTTCAATAAGGCAAACACAACTCCTATTAAGAGAAAAGTCTGCCAGTGTCTCAAAGATGCTTCTGCTAAATTTGGAGTTAAACCAGACAGGGCTGCACAACTTCCACAACTTTGTCACATTCAATTGCCTTTTCCAATTAGTCCTTCTCCTGATTGTAGCAAGTATGTTTCTCTTCCTCTATTCCTATTAATTCATACAcactaaaa
Encoded proteins:
- the LOC131656684 gene encoding non-specific lipid-transfer protein A-like yields the protein MSSQKTVGVMLVLCMVMTTILHASEMDDVSCSEAILSLWPCLPFLEGSLPPTPSADCCTGATNLFNKANTTPIKRKVCQCLKDASAKFGVKPDRAAQLPQLCHIQLPFPISPSPDCSKIE